The proteins below are encoded in one region of Segatella copri:
- a CDS encoding glucosaminidase domain-containing protein, with product MSRNQEYVEQYASYAMEQMRRYGIPASVTLAQGICESASGQSELSRKGNNHFGIKATSGWVQNGGKYLVYTDDRPNEKFCQYASVGDSYEHHSQFLKGNKRYSSLFKLSPDDYKGWTNGLQNSGYASNKKYASSLQSIIEKNNLQKYDQMVMKEMKAQGKSFGTETNPRQQGEQNSQKTRVSKPAESEKYSYPLKRNEFMLVTSPFGMRKDPLNPANTQMHKGIDIQAKHDYVLATEDKGKVTRVNNNPNTAGGLSVTVEYNRNNGSKYQCTYMHLSSIAVKTGDTVNAGQRLGVTGNTGTRTTGEHLHFGVKSISADGKARDIDPAAYLAEISQKGNIQLQTLHNGKDITAQYKVSNPASQGEVTDTAQSPEDWMKKLLSSEDSGVKMPGDDPVIEMAMTMFTSLMALALQIDNKSEEEKMQTVTDSVVSKSIDLSSLLPSYKACSVNIQDGKPYLHVNNGTVQFTREMTQAEMTKLQQTLGNANLSDEDKRRGVASIIQAATVSQQMSQNYQKGVDNQQDKQESVQIK from the coding sequence ATGTCAAGGAATCAAGAATATGTAGAACAATATGCATCGTATGCCATGGAGCAGATGCGCCGATATGGCATACCTGCTTCTGTAACCCTTGCACAAGGCATCTGCGAGAGTGCAAGCGGACAGAGCGAGTTATCCCGAAAGGGAAACAATCATTTCGGCATCAAGGCTACTTCCGGTTGGGTTCAGAACGGAGGCAAGTACCTTGTATATACCGATGACCGTCCCAACGAGAAGTTCTGTCAATATGCTTCTGTTGGCGACTCATACGAGCATCATTCCCAGTTTCTGAAAGGAAACAAGAGATACAGCTCGCTCTTCAAGCTATCCCCTGATGACTACAAGGGATGGACAAACGGACTGCAGAACTCCGGCTATGCCTCCAACAAGAAGTACGCTTCAAGTCTTCAGAGCATCATCGAGAAGAACAACCTGCAGAAGTATGACCAGATGGTCATGAAGGAGATGAAAGCGCAAGGAAAATCATTCGGTACCGAAACCAATCCTCGTCAGCAAGGAGAACAAAACAGCCAGAAGACGAGAGTTTCAAAGCCTGCGGAGAGTGAAAAGTATTCCTATCCCTTGAAGAGAAACGAGTTTATGCTCGTCACATCACCCTTCGGAATGAGGAAAGATCCGCTCAATCCGGCCAACACGCAAATGCACAAGGGCATCGACATTCAAGCCAAGCATGACTATGTACTGGCTACGGAAGATAAGGGTAAGGTCACTCGGGTCAACAACAATCCGAATACTGCAGGTGGACTGTCTGTAACTGTAGAATACAACAGAAATAACGGCAGCAAGTATCAATGTACCTACATGCACCTGAGCAGCATTGCCGTAAAGACAGGCGACACTGTAAATGCCGGTCAGCGATTGGGCGTGACTGGCAATACGGGAACCAGAACCACTGGTGAGCATCTGCATTTTGGGGTGAAAAGCATCTCTGCGGATGGCAAGGCACGGGATATAGACCCAGCGGCATATCTTGCAGAAATCTCTCAAAAGGGAAACATCCAGTTGCAGACTCTCCACAACGGCAAGGACATCACCGCTCAGTACAAGGTTAGCAATCCTGCCTCACAAGGCGAAGTGACTGACACGGCACAAAGTCCTGAAGACTGGATGAAGAAACTTCTGTCATCAGAGGACAGCGGAGTGAAAATGCCAGGCGATGACCCTGTCATTGAGATGGCTATGACCATGTTCACCTCTCTCATGGCACTTGCCCTGCAGATAGACAACAAGAGCGAAGAAGAGAAAATGCAGACTGTGACCGACTCGGTTGTCAGCAAGAGCATCGACCTCTCCTCGCTCCTTCCCTCTTATAAAGCCTGCTCCGTGAACATTCAGGATGGTAAGCCTTATCTCCATGTAAATAACGGAACCGTCCAGTTTACAAGAGAAATGACCCAGGCAGAAATGACAAAGCTCCAGCAGACGCTCGGCAATGCCAATCTGAGCGATGAAGACAAGCGAAGAGGTGTTGCCTCTATCATACAGGCTGCAACCGTATCTCAGCAGATGTCACAGAACTACCAGAAAGGCGTTGACAATCAGCAGGACAAACAGGAATCTGTTCAAATTAAATAA
- a CDS encoding zincin-like metallopeptidase domain-containing protein, whose product MADYKKYNTDGRSSEDRALDKFAEMMIEKINTLQNDWKKPWFTEGSLTWPKNLSGREYNGMNALMLIMHCEKQGYKLPVFCTFDRVAGLNFNKDKQGRRQQVKDNNGEALPQVTILKGEKSFPVFITTFTVVNKETREKIKYDDYRLMSEERRKEYNVYPKLQVYNVFNVAQTNLQEARPELYKKLEAAAGVNRPLNQGDDFSFPAMDKMIKENGWICSIKPVYGDNAYYSISKNEIVIPEKRQFKDGESFYTNLGHEMAHSTGAENHLGRLKPASFGSAEYAREELVAELSAALVAQRFGMTKHLKEDSASYLKNWLDSLKESPEFIKTTLTDVKKASHMINQHIDAMQLKIDQEQSQEAEQKQEKAPTMYYASVAYLQTTDATDRLDKFKNDGNYDALLTKAKEYDQGDAPDLSKINLSPTKYRGDDILIEDEHYAVVYNPTVGGTYDVMRKVSAEEIKDNIIRYGLPEDATDDVKEVAKQMEKEEVVAQEEEPHYHRGR is encoded by the coding sequence ATGGCTGATTACAAGAAATATAATACTGATGGCCGTAGCAGTGAAGACCGGGCTTTGGACAAGTTTGCCGAGATGATGATTGAGAAGATCAACACCTTGCAGAACGACTGGAAGAAGCCTTGGTTCACTGAAGGTTCACTGACATGGCCGAAGAACCTGTCTGGGCGTGAGTATAACGGCATGAATGCCCTGATGCTCATCATGCACTGTGAGAAGCAGGGATATAAGTTGCCTGTGTTCTGCACCTTCGACAGAGTGGCCGGTCTGAACTTCAATAAGGACAAGCAAGGAAGAAGACAGCAGGTTAAGGACAACAACGGCGAAGCTTTGCCTCAGGTGACAATCCTCAAAGGCGAGAAGAGTTTCCCTGTTTTCATCACGACTTTCACCGTTGTGAACAAGGAAACAAGGGAAAAAATCAAATACGATGATTACCGTCTGATGTCCGAAGAGCGACGCAAGGAGTATAACGTATATCCTAAATTGCAGGTTTACAATGTGTTTAATGTGGCGCAGACCAACTTGCAGGAGGCTCGTCCGGAACTCTATAAGAAGCTGGAGGCAGCTGCAGGAGTAAACAGACCTTTGAATCAGGGTGATGACTTCTCTTTCCCTGCCATGGATAAGATGATCAAGGAAAACGGATGGATCTGTTCTATCAAGCCTGTCTATGGCGACAATGCCTACTACAGCATTTCGAAGAATGAGATTGTCATTCCTGAGAAACGCCAGTTCAAGGATGGAGAGTCCTTCTACACCAATCTCGGACATGAGATGGCTCACTCTACGGGGGCAGAGAACCATTTGGGCAGATTGAAGCCTGCATCTTTCGGAAGCGCAGAATATGCCCGTGAGGAACTTGTTGCCGAACTGAGTGCCGCTCTGGTGGCCCAGCGTTTCGGTATGACCAAGCACCTGAAGGAAGACAGTGCCAGTTATCTGAAAAACTGGCTAGATAGCTTGAAGGAATCGCCTGAGTTCATCAAGACTACGCTTACCGATGTAAAGAAGGCTTCTCACATGATCAACCAACATATCGATGCCATGCAGCTGAAAATAGACCAAGAACAAAGTCAAGAGGCTGAGCAAAAGCAAGAGAAAGCTCCAACGATGTATTACGCTTCAGTGGCGTATCTCCAGACTACCGATGCTACAGACCGTCTCGACAAGTTCAAAAATGACGGCAACTACGATGCACTCCTTACTAAGGCTAAGGAATACGACCAGGGTGATGCTCCTGACCTCTCCAAAATCAATCTCTCACCAACTAAATACCGTGGCGATGACATTCTTATAGAGGATGAACATTATGCTGTAGTATATAATCCAACAGTAGGAGGTACATACGATGTGATGCGTAAGGTAAGCGCTGAGGAAATCAAGGATAACATCATCCGCTATGGTCTCCCTGAGGATGCTACAGACGACGTGAAGGAAGTTGCCAAACAAATGGAAAAAGAAGAGGTTGTTGCTCAGGAAGAAGAGCCGCACTACCATCGAGGACGATAA